The DNA sequence TCCACCCCGAAGTGGGCGGCGATGGGTTTGGTCACGAAGTGATTGGTGGCGGTGACGATGGCCACCAGGTCGCCGGCATCCAGGTGTTTTTTGACCAGGGCTACGGCTTGCGGGAGGATGGCGGGCTTGACCACTTCGTCCATGAATTGCAGATGCATTTCATCGAGTTGCTCGCGCGAAAAGCGCGCCAGGTTGCCCAGCGCGAATTCCAGGTAGGCCACCGGGTCCAGGGTGCCGTTCTGGTAATGGGCAAACCATTGGTCATTGGCTTTGCGGAAGCTGTCGGCATCCACGGCGCCGATGCGGGCCATGAATTCGCCCCACTCGTGGTCGGAGTCCAGTGGCAGCAAGGTGTGGTCGAGATCGAAAAGGGCGAGGTTCATTGTTCTCCGGATTCCTGTTGTAACAGTTCGCGTAGCAAGGGCAGGGTGATGGCGCGCTTGGTGGCCAGCGAGTAGCGGTCCAGCGCGTCAAGCATACGCAACAGCGAGGGCATGTCGCGCCGATAGTGGGTGAGCATGTACATCATCACGGCCGGAGGAATCTCCAGGCCGCGGTCCAGCGTGATCTGCAACAGCGCGGCGATCTTTTCGTCGTCCGACAGATCGTGCACCTGATAGATCAGGCCCCAGCCCAACCGGGTGCGCAGGTCTTCGCGCAGCTCCAGCCGGGTGGGCGGCAGGGTGCCGGTGCAGACCATGCAGCCGCCCTGTTCGCGGATCTGGTTGAATAGATTGAAGGCAGCGATCTGTTGTTCCTCGAACAGTTGATCGACGTCATCGAGCAGGTAGTGACTGGTCTGGGGGCTGTATTCGAAGGCGGCGTCGGGCGAGTCGGTGCCGATCAGGCGCACACCGGTGCCTTGCTGGGCGGCGCGGGTGGCCAGGGCGTGCAGCAGGTGGGTCTTGCCGGCACCGGCTTCGGCCCAGAGGTAGATGAAGCGGTCGGTGCTGGCACTGCCGGTCTGGATGGATTGGTCCACGCCGGCGCAGGCCAGCAGCTTCAAGCGCTCCAGCAGTTCTGCGTTGCGGCCGGTCACGAAGCTGTCGAAGCTTTGCGGCTGGTCCGCGCTCAAATCGAGCGGAATCTGTTTCATCGGCGTGTATCAGCTACGAAGGCCGCAAGCTGCTTGCGGCCAGTTAATGCAGGACGGCGCCCAGCGCCCGAGCCTGCGCAGCGTCCTGCAAGGGCAGGGAAGCTGTGATCGATCATAAATTCTTCAACGGTTGTAAAAATTGCTGGCCAGATACTCGCGCCGCACATGCAGGGCGATCACCGAGACGATGGCCGAAGCCGGCAGCGCCAGCAGCACGCCGACAAAGCCAAACAACTGGCCAAAGGCCAGCAGGGCGAAAATCACTACCAGCGGATGCAAGCCGATACGCTCGCCTACCAGCTTGGGTGTGAGGATGAAGCTTTCCAGCACTTGCCCCACACCATAAATCAGGGCCACCCACAACAGGCCCACGGCGCCATCGAATTGCAGGATCGCCGCCAGGACCGCCAGCACCAGCCCCAGGCCAAAGCCGACATAGGGGATGAACACCAGCAGGCCGGTCAAGACACCCACCGGCAGGGCGCTATCGAAGCCGGCCACGGTCAGTGCAACCGAATAATAGACCGCCAGCACCAGCATCACCAGCAATTGTCCGCGCAAATACTGCCCCAGCAGGCCATCGACCTCGGTGGCCATGGTATTGACGCGGGCGGCCCAGCGGCGCGGGATCAGGATCTGCATCCGCTTGAGGAAGGGGTGCCAGTCCTGCAACAGGTAGAACAACACCATCGGCACGAACAGCAGGTTGGCCAGCCAGGCCAACAGCGCCGTGCCGCCCACCTTGGCCGAGGCCAGCAGCGAACTCCACAGTTCATCGCCACTGGTGCTGATCTGTTGCGTCAGCAAGGCCTTGATGCCGGCCAGGTCCAGTCGCACGTCGATGCCCAGCTGGTGCAGGCGCGGCGAGAGGAAGGCATTCAACTTGTCCAGCAGCGGTGGCACCTGGGCCTGCAGCAGCGGGATCTGGCGCAGCACCAGCGGCACCACGATCAACACCAGCGCCAGAGCGGCCAGGATCAGCAGCAGCACCATCACCGTTACGCCCACGAAGCGCGGGATGCGCACCGGGCCGATGCGGCGGTTGGCGATCCAGTCCACGCCGGGGTTGAGCGCATAACCGATGATGCCAGCCGCCACGAAGGGCGAGAGCATCGGACCCAGCGCCACCAGCAGGGACAATAGCAAAATGCCGACAATCAGCCACGCCAGGTTCTGTTTTTGCTCTTCGGATAAAGAAAAAGGCATGGATTCGGAGTTCGGCTGTGTCGGTTTTGTTAAAATCACGCTTTGGCAGGGCGACTTCCACCCTGAATCCCCTATTTTACCGTCTTCACTGGCAATTTTTCATCATGACTTCACCTTCCAATGTCTCCCTCTCCTACCGTGACGCTGGCGTCGATATCGATGCCGGTGACGCCCTGGTCGAAGCGATCAAGCCGTTCGCCAAGCGCACCACCCGCGAAGGCGTGCTGGGCGGCATTGGCGGTTTCGGCGCCCTGTTCGAGATCAGCAAGAAGTTCAAGGAGCCGGTGCTGGTGTCCGGTACCGATGGCGTGGGCACCAAGTTGAAGCTGGCCTTCCACCTGAACCGTCACGATACGGTCGGTATCGACCTGGTGGCCATGAGCGTCAACGACATCCTGGTGCAGGGCGCCGAGCCGCTGTTCTTCCTGGATTACTTTGCCTGCGGCAAGCTGGACGTGCCTTCGGCCACCGATGTGATCAAAGGCATCGCCGCCGGTTGCGAACAGGCCGGCTGCGCCCTGATCGGCGGTGAAACCGCGGAAATGCCCAGCATGTACCCCGATGGCGAATACGACCTGGCCGGCTTTGCCGTGGGCGCGGTGGAAAAGTCCAAGATCATCGACGGTACCAAGATCGCCCCGGGCGACGTGGTGCTGGGCCTGGCTTCGTCGGGCGCGCACTCCAACGGCTATTCGCTGGTGCGCAAGATCCTGGAGGTGGCCAAGCCCGACCTGGAAGCCGATTTCCACGGCCGCAAGCTGGCCGATGTGCTGATGGCCCCGACTCGCATCTACGTCAAGCCGCTACTGGCGCTGATGGAAAAGCTGGAAGTCAAGGGCATGGTCCACATCACCGGTGGCGGCCTGGTCGAGAACATCCCGCGCGTGCTGCAGGATCACCTGACCGCCGAGCTGGACGCCAAGTCCTGGACCATGCCACCGCTGTTCACCTGGCTGCAGCAGCACGGTGGCGTGGCCGACGCCGAGATGCACCGCGTCTTCAACTGCGGCATCGGCATGACCGTGATTGTCTCCAAGGAAGATGCCGATGCTGCCGAAGCCCATCTGAAGGCTGCCGGCGAGACCGTCTACCGTATCGGTACCATCCGCGCCCGTGCCGAAGGTGAAGCCCAGACCATCGTGCGTTGATCGATATAAATCGTTTTAAAGATTGATCAAGTAAAAAGGCTGCATTCATGGAATGCAGCCTTTTTTATTTCCTCCGAGATATTTCCTGGCAGATTTCCCGTTTGATGAAAACTTAGTTTTGGCAAAAAGAAAACTAAGTTTCCCCCAAGAAAAAACTAAGTCTTTCAGCTCGCCTGTCCCACATCCCCATCCTGTTGCGCCAGGATCTGCCGCGGCACCGCTTGCAGACCGCGCGCCACGCCATTGGGCGGCGGCACGCGCACCGGCTCACTGAGATCGGTGACCGAGGAGAGCACGTTGAGGGTATCTTCCGGCGGTGCATCCCAGACCGGATCGTCGATGGCCTCGAAGACGCGCTTCAACTGCGAACCCCAGCTACGCCGGATCATCTGGAAATACTGGTTCTGCTCATCGATGGTGACGAAGCGGGTCACGGCCAGGTCTTCGCTCTGGTAGACCAGCAGGTCCAGCGGCAGGCCCACCGAGATATTGGACTTCAGGGTCGAGTCCATCGAGATCAGCGCACACTTGGCGCCTTCATCGAGGGTGGTCTGCGGCGTGACCACGCGGTCGATGATGGGCTTGCCGTACTTGGATTCGCCGATCTGGAAATAGGTATTCTCATCGTGCGATTCGATGAAGTTGCCAGCCGAATACATCTGGAACAGGCGGCAACGTTCGCCACGGATCTGCCCGCCGAAGATGATGCTGACATTGAAATCGATACCAAACTTGCTCAGCTCGGCGGCCTCGCGGTCATGCACGGCGCGGATGGCGTCGCCCAGGATCTGCGCGGCCTCGTACATGGTGGTGGCGGTCCAGATGCTGCGGCCTTCGGCATTGGTGCGCTCGGTCAACATCTGACGGATGGATTGTGAAATCGACAGGTTGCCGGCGGTCATCATGACCATGACGCGGTCGCCCGGATTCTCGTAAACACTCATCTTGCGGAAGGTGCCGATGTGATCGACTCCCGCATTGGTGCGCGAATCGGACAGGAACACCAGGCCGCTGTTGAGGCGCATGGCTACGCAGTAGGTCATGATGGAATCTTGAAACGTGGAAACGGAAAGCCGGATTTTACCGTAAGGCCCGGCGCCAAAGCGCGTGCGCCGGGGGCATCTGTCGTGACGTACCTACAGTAACGGCCTGTTTCCGGAAAAGATGACAGTGGCTGTGCTTCTTTATTGCCATCCAAGCACAGCCAGACATCATTTACGCTGCCAAAGGAACAAGAAAATCGCGGCTGATGCGATTGCCCAGCTCGAAGATGCGCTCCAGGAATTCGGTCAGCGTATCGTGCAGACCAGCCTCCAGGATTTCCTCGATGCGGGCGAACTTCAGGTCGGCGTGCAGCTTGCCGGCAAAGCGCTCGGTATCGGCCGAGACATCGTTGCGCACGTGGTGCAGGTTGGAAATCACATTGCCCATGCACGCCAGCAGTGAGCGCGGCATGTCCGCACGCAGGATCAGCAACTCAGCCACGCGCTCGGGCGTGATGACATCGCGATAGACCTTGCGGTAGATCTCGAAGCCCGACACCGAACGCAGGATGGCAGCCCAGTAATAGAAGTCCAGTTGCCCGGCTTCATCGCGTGCCGCCTGGCTTTGCGATTGCACTTGGCCATGACCGTTGTGCTTTTGCGTTTCCTTGGCGCCGTGGAACTTGACGTCGATGATGCGCGCCGTGTTGTCGGCCCGCTCCAGGAAGGTGCCCAGGCGGATGAAGTGGAACGCCTCATCTTCCAACATGGTGCCGATGGTCACGCCCCGCGACAGATGCGAGCGATGCTTGACCCATTCGAAGAAATCGCTCGGGTTCTGCTCCAGCGCATTGGTCTGCAGGTAGGACTGCATCTTGATCCAGGTGGCGTTCTGGATTTCCCAGGCTTCGGTGGTCAGCGCACCCCGCACGGCACGTGCATTCTCGCGCGCCTGACGCAGGCAGGAAGCGATCGACGAGGGATTGTTGGGGTCACGCACCATGAAGTCGATGACATCCTTTTGCGTGAGCTTGTCGTATTTCTGGTTGTAGCCATAGAGCAGTTCCGAGATGCCCAGCACGGCGCGCCAGCCCTGTTCGGCGTCGTCGGTGGATTGCGGCAGCAATGCGGTCTGCACATGCACGTCCAGCATCCGTGCGGTGTTCTCGGCGCGCTCGGTGTAGCGGGCCATCCAGAAGAGGTGATCGGCGGTACGGCTCAGCATCGTTATTTCTCCAGAATCCAGGTGTCCTTGGTGCCGCCGCCCTGCGACGAATTCACCACCAGCGAGCCTTCCTTCAAGGCCACGCGCGTCAAGCCGCCCTTGACCATGGTGATCTGCTTGCCCGACAAGACGAACGGGCGTAGATCCAGGTGGCGCGGCGCGATGCCGGACTCCACATAGGTCGGGCACACGGACAGGGCCAGCGTGGGCTGGGCGATGTAGCCATCGGGCTTGGCGATGATGCGTGCGCGGAAGTCCTCGATTTCCTGCTTGGTCGAGGCCGGGCCGACTAGCATCCCGTAGCCGCCGGCGCCGTGCACTTCCTTGACCACCAGCTGTTCCAGGTTGGCCAGGGTGTAGGACAGATCCTCCTTCTTGCGGCACTGGTAGGTGGGCACGTTGTTGAGGATGGGTTCTTCGGACAGATAGAAGCGCACCATGTCCGGCACATACGGATAGATCGACTTGTCGTCGGCCACACCCGTGCCGATCGCATTGGTCAGCGTCACCTTGCCGGCGCGATAGGCCTGCAGCAGGCCCGGCACACCCAGCGCAGAATCGGGACGGAAAGCCAGCGGATCGAGGAAGTCGTCATCGATGCGGCGATAGATCACATCGACCCGCTTGGGGCCGCGCGTGGTGCGCATGTAGACCACGTTGTCCTTGACGAACAGGTCCTGGCCCTCGACCAGCTCCACACCCATCTGCTGGGCCAGGAAAGCATGTTCGAAGTAGGCCGAGTTGTACATGCCCGGGGTCATCACCACCACCGTCGGATCGGTCACGCCAGCCGGTGCCACTGAACGCAGATTGTCCAGCAGCAGGTCGGGATAGTGATCGACCGGCGCGATCTTGTGGCGCTTGAAGAGGTCGGGGAAGAGCCGCATCATCATCTTGCGGTTCTCCAGCATGTAGGACACCCCGGACGGTACGCGCAGGTTGTCTTCCAGGACGTAAAATTCACCTTCGCCTGCGCGCACGATATCGACACCCGCGATGTGGGCGTAGATGTCGTTGACTACGTTCACATCCTGCATCTCGCGCCGGTACTGCGCGTTCTGGAAGATCTGCTCGGGCGGGATGATGCCGGCCTTGACGATCTTCTGCTCGTGATAGATGTCATGGATGAACATGTTGAGCGTTCTGACACGCTGGACCAGTCCCGCTTCCAGCTTGGCCCATTCGGCCTTGTGGATGATGCGCGGGATGATGTCGAAGGGGATCAGGCGCTCGGTGCCGGCATCGTTGCCATAGACGGCGAAGGTAATGCCGACGCGACGGAAGATCAGGTCGGATTCGGCACGTTTGCGGGCGATCACTTCGGGCGATTGCGCCGAAAGCCAGCTGGCGAATTCTGCATAGTGCTGACGCACTTGACCTGCTTCGCTGCTTGCGCCTGCTGAATACATCTCATCAAAAAAATGTGCCATAGATTTGCTTCGTGTTCCCGTGGGGAGCGGGAATCTTTCTAAGTAGGTTGTAACGAAAACAGAGGCGGTGGGTACGGCAAAACTACAGCGTGGGTGCAGCGTGAAGCGATGGCTCTAAGGGACTGCGGCGGCACGCCAGAGCCTGCGTGCATGAAGAAAGACTAACAGAGGCATGAAATTTTTGACAGTGGAAAATTGCATGGTTTTGCTCCTCACATGCGCGGGCCTGCTGCCACGCAAAGCCGGCCCGCACCGGTTTCAGGTGGTCCACGGTGTGGCGGGCGGCACCGCGCAGGGGGCCGGCATCTCGATGGTCTTGAAGTCGGCCGGACTAACGATTTCCAGGTATTCCATGTCGGGCGAATAGTCGAACAGGAAGTGCACGATGCCCGGTCGCTGGTGCACGCAATCGCCAGCCTTGACCAGCGTGACTTCGGTCTCGTACATGAAGCGCGCCCAACCTTTCAACATGATGACGATATGGAAGTTGGCCTCGTGCCGATGCCAGCCGGTGCCATTCTCCGGCGCCATGTTGGCCTTGACCAGTTGCGCCACCACCTGACCGCCGGTGGCAGCGGCGATGCCCAGGTCGCGGTACAGGAAGAAGTCGCGCAGCCCCCCGGTTTCATAGGGAGTGTCGCCCTCGCTGACATGCGAGAAGGTGTTTTGCGCCAGTACGCTTGCATCGGCTACGGTATTCATCACATCCATCCTTTCTGCGGTCTCCCGCCATGGGCCTGCGACAAAAACGGGCGCGATTTTTTCTTGCTGCTGTTAGCGTGGCTGCGCCCTAGAATTCCACGTCCAGTTCGTCGATATCCTCCGGTTCCTTCTTCGCCGCCATGATCCACTGCTGCATTTCCGGCATGGCCATGATGCGCTTGGCATAGGCGGTGCAGATGGGGTCCAGCTTGACGTCATAGGTCATGAAGCGCGTCACCACCGGGGCATACATGGCATCAGCCATGGTGCGCTGTTCGCCGAACAGGAAGGGCCCGCCATACTTGGCCAGGCATTCCTTCCAGATGGTGGTGATGCGCACGATGTCGGCTTCGGCGCGCGACCACACCTTGAAGTTGGGGAAGTGACCCTTGAGATTCATCGGCAGCGCCGCGCGCAGGGCCGAGAAGCCCGAATGCATTTCGCCGCACACCGAGCGGCAATGCGCACGGGCGGCCAGGTCGGCCGGCAGCAGCTTGGCGCCGGGGCGGATTTCATTGAGATATTCGGCAATGGCCAGCGTATCCCACACCAGTACGTTGCCATGGTGCAGGCTCGGTACCAGGATGGAGGAAGACAGCAGCAGGATCTCTGCCCGTGCCGACGGGTCGTCCGGCGGCACGATGTCTTCTTCGAAGGAGAGTCCGGCGAACTTGGCCATGAGCCAGCCGCGCAGGGACCACGAGGAGTAGTTCTTGCTGGTGATGCGCAAAGTCGTCTTAGGCATGTCAGTCCTTTATCTGTTTTGTGCAGGTTGACTTTGGGCACGCTACCGCGTGAGCGGCGGTGTCTTGTTCATCATTTCATCATCTTGCTTCACCCTGTCTGCGCATCAGGGCGGGCACAGCCGTTGAACCGGCATGTCAGCATTTTGCTTGCAAAGCTTGTGCCAGCTCGCGGGAACCACAGCGGGGCGCGACAACCCATCAGTGGCATGACAATTGCATCGATGACCAGGCGAGCGGCAGTCTAGGAACCCAATAAAGAGACACTCCCGAGGGCGGCCTTTTCATGATCAATACCTATCAGCTCTATCAGAACTACGCCGACGCCACCGATCCGCTGCGGGCCTGTGCCCGCCTGATGGCGCCCCTGCTGGGAACCACCTGGCCCGGCGTGCCGGTCAATCCCTACCTGCGCAAGATGGCCTCGGCCTGCGAGGTGTTTGCCCGCACCCAACTGACCCATGTGCGGCCACCCTTCGGGCTAGGCGAGATGGTCGATGGCGAGCGCACAATTACGGTGCATGAAGAGGAGATCAGCGGCACGCCCTTCTGTGGCCTGCTGCATTTCCGCAAGGAAAATGCCGTCAACCAACCCAAGGTCTTGGTGGTGGCGCCCATGTCAGGCCACTTCGCCACGCTCTTGCGCGGCACCGTCAAGACGCTCCTGCGCGACCATGACGTCTACATCACCGACTGGCGCAATGCGCGTGACATTGCCCTGGCGCATGGTCGCTTCGGCCTGGATGAATACGTTTCCCACGTCATCGATTTTCTCGATGTACTGGGGCCGGGTGCGCATCTGCTGGCGGTATGCCAGCCTACGGTGGCCGCCCTGACCGCCGCTGCCGTGATGGCCGAGGCCGATCATCCGGCGCAACCGCGCACCATGACGCTCATGGCCGGGCCGCTCGATACCCGGGTCAATCCGACCGCCGTCAATGCCCTGGCCAAGAGTAAGCCCATGGCCTGGTTCGAGAAGAACATGATCAGCACCGTGCCGGCCCGTCATGCCGGGGGCGGGCGGCGCGTCTATCCGGGCTTCGTGCAGTTGAGCGCCTTCATGAACATGAACCTGAACCGCCACATCGAGGCCTTTCGCAAGCTCTACCATCACCTGGTCGAGGGCGAAGAGGCGCAGGCGGCGCAGATCAAGGATTTCTACGAAGAGTATTTCGCCATGTCCGACCTGCCGGCCGAGTTCTACCTGGAAACGGTGCGCCTGGTGTTCCAGGAACATGCGCTGCCGCTGGGCAAGTTGAGCTATGGCCAGCACCTGGTGAACCCGCGCGCCATCCGCCGCACCGCGCTCTTTACCATCGAAGGCGAGAAGGACGACATCTGCGCCGTCGGCCAGACCGTGGCCGCACAGGAAATGTGCAGCAACATCCGGCCCTACATGCGGATGCACCATGTTCAGACGGCCGTGGGGCATTACGGCGTCTTCAACGGGCGGCGCTGGGAAAATGAAATCTATCCGCGCCTACGGGATTTCATTAATATGCATCATCGGTGAGACCCTGGCAGGGGGATCATGAGGGAGGAAAACTTAGTTTTCCGGATCGCAAGATTAAGTTTTCACCAGGAAGGTAATAAGGCGGTAAGAAAAACAAGGTATGCATGACATTGCTGTCTGCATGTCGCCAACAACCAAGCCCCGCGCTTGATCATTTGCTTGTCGTAAAGGAATTCCATGTCGATCCACGTGGCCCTGAACCATGTCACTTCTTACAGCTACGACCGTGCCATCAACCTGGGTCCGCAAGTCATCCGCTTGCGTCCCGCCCCGCATAGTCGTACCCGTATCCTGAGCTATTCGCTGCGCGTCTCGCCCCAGCCGCATTTCATCAACTGGCAGCAAGACCCGGAATCGAACTACCTGGCCCGTCTGGTGTTCCCCGAAAAGACCACCGAGTTCAAGATCGAGGTGGACCTGGTGGCCGAGATGTCGGTCATCAACCCCTTCGATTTCTTCCTCGAACCGTATGCCGAGCAATTCCCCTTCGAGTACGCCGAGGACTTGCAGAACGAACTGATGCCCTATCGGCAGAAGCTGCCCTTGTCGCCCTTGTTCAAGGAATTCCTCGACAGCATCCCGCGCGCGAAGGTCGGCAGCGCCAACTTCCTGGTGGCGTTGAACCAGAAGCTGGCTGAGCACATCGGCTATACCATCCGCATGGAACCGGGTGTGCAGACACCGGAAGAAACCCTGGAACTGAAGTCCGGTTCCTGCCGCGATTCGTCCTGGTTGCTGGTGCAGTTGCTGCGTCACCTGGGTCTGGCCGCGCGTTTCGTCTCCGGCTATCTGATCCAGTTGACGGCCGACCAGAAGTCGCTCGACGGTCCCTCCGGTCCCGAGGCTGACTTCACCGACCTGCACGCCTGGTGCGAGGTCTATCTGCCCGGCGCCGGCTGGGTCGGGCTGGACCCGACGTCGGGCCTGTTTGCCGGTGAAGGTCATATTCCGCTGTCCTGTACCCCTGAGCCCGCCTCGGCCGCGCCGGTCAGCGGCCTGGTCGATCCTTGCGAGGTGGAGTTCGAGCACCTGATGTCGGTCAAGCGCATCTGGGAAGCGCCGCGCGTGACCAAGCCCTATACCGAAGAACAATGGGCCGAGATCGAACAACTGGGGCACGCCATCGATGCCGACCTGGCCGCCAATGACGTGCGCCTGACCATGGGCGGCGAGCCTACCTTCGTCTCGCTGGACCATCCCGATGAACCGGAATGGAACACCGCCGCCATGGGCCCGACCAAGAAGCCCCTGGCTGCGGAGCTCTATCACCGTATGCGCAACAAGTATGCGGCCCAGGGTCTGCCACACTTCGGTCAGGGCAAGTGGTATCCGGGCGAGCAGTTGCCGCGCTGGGCGCTCAATTGCTACTGGCGCCGCGATGGCGAACCGATCTGGCTGAACCCGGCCTTGATCGGTGACGAAACCAAGCCCAATGTGGCGGACAAGATCGTCACCAGCCATTTCCTGCATCGCGTGGCACAGCGCCTGCAGGTCGATGGCAAGAACGTCTTCCCGGCCTATGAAGATGTGTTCTACTACATGTGGCGCGAGCGCCGCCTGCCGGGCAATGTCGATCCCTTCGATTCGCGGGTGGACGACAAACAGGAACGCGAACGCCTCATGCGCGTCTTCACCCAGGGCCTGCAAAGCGCGGTCGGTCACGTGCTGCCGCTGGCACGCCGCGATGATGGCCGTGGCTGGCAGAGTGGGGCCTGGTTCCTGCGCAGCGAGCGCTGCTATCTGTATCCGGGTGACTCGCCGCTGGGCTATCGTCTGCCGCTGGATTCGCTGCCGTGGGTCAAACAGGGCGAGTATCCGGCCACCTATCCGGCCGATCCGACCCAGGCGTTCCGGCCGTTGCCCAGCAGCGCCGAGATCCGTCGCCAGTTGGGCAGTCCGCAGGAGCCGGCGCGACGGCAGGACGCCTCGGCCAGCATGGCTGCGTCCATCGCTGGCGCCGGCAAGGGCAAGGGCGAGGCCGCCAGTGTCACCAGTGTCGCCAGCGCAGCCGACACTGCACCGGCCGCCTTCGAATCGGCCAACTGGATCACCCGCACTGCGCTGTGCGCCGAGGTGCGCAATGGCGTGTTCTACCTGTTCATGCCGCCGCTGTCGCAACTGGAACATTATCTGGAACTGGTGGCCGCCATCGAATCGGTGGCCGAGGAGCTGAAGCAGCCGGTGCTGCTGGAAGGCTACGAGCCGCCGCACGATCCGCGCCTGCGCAAGTTCAGCGTCACGCCCGACCCTGGCGTGATCGAGGTCAACATCCAGCCGGCCAACAACTGGAGCGAACTGGTCGAGCAGACCACCCACCTGTACGACGCCGCGCGCGCCTCGCGCCTGACTACAGAAAAGTTCATGCTTGATGGTCACCACTCCGGCACCGGGGGCGGTAATCACATGGTCCTGGGCGGCATCACGACCAATGATTCACCTTTCCTGCGCCGTCCTGATCTGCTGCGTAGTCTGATCTCCTACTGGCACAATCATCCTTCGCTGTCCTACCTGTTCTCGGGCATGTTCATTGGCCCGACCTCGCAGGCGCCGCGCATCGATGAAGCGCGCAACGATTCGACGGTGGAAATCGAACTGGCCTTCACCGAAATGGACAAGCAGGTGGCCCGTGGCGATTGCCCGCCCTGGCTGGTGGATCGCCTGTTGCGCAACCTCTTGATCGACGTGACCGGCAACACCCACCGCGCCGAGTTCTGCATCGACAAGATGTATTCGCCCGACAGCGCCACCGGTCGTCTCGGTCTGCTGGAACTGCGCGCCTTTGAGATGCCACCGCACGCACGCATGAGCCTGACCCAGCAACTGCTGTTGCGCGGCCTGGTGGCGCGCTTCTGGAAAGAGCCCTACAAGCCGGCGCGCCTGGTGCGCTGGGGCACGGAGCTGCATGACCGCTTCCTGCTGCCGCATTTCATTGAGCAGGACTTCGCCGATGTGATGGCCGACATGAACGAGGCCGGCTATCCCATGCGCGCCGAGTGGTTTGCGCCGCACATGGAATTCCGCTGCCCCAAGATCGGCGACTATGCGGTCAAGGGGATGCAGATCGAATTGCGCACGGCGCTCGAACCTTGGCATGTGCTGGGCGAAGAAAATACCGGTGGCGGCACCGCGCGCTATGTGGATTCCTCGCTGGAGCGGCTGCAGGTCAAGATCACCGGCATGGCCTCGGACCGCTACGTGCTGACCTGCAATGGCGTGCCGGTACCGCTGCAACCCATCGGCACGGTCGGCCAGTTCGTCTCGGGCGTGCGTTACCGCGCCTGGCAACCGCCGTCGGCGCTGCATCCCACCATTACCGTGGATTCACCGCTGACCTTCGACCTGGTCGATACCTGGAATGGCCGCAGCCTCGGTGGTTGCCAGTATCACGTGGTGCATCCGGGCGGTCGCAACTACGAGACCTTCCCGGTCAATGCCTTCGAGGCCGAGAGCCGCCGCCTGGCGCGTTATTTCCGTATGAACCATACCCCGGGAAAATTGCAGGTCAGCCCGGCGCGTGCGTCTATCGAGTTTCCTTTTACGTTAGACTTACGCTACTTCTAAAACTGAGCCGGGCGCCGTCCCCGG is a window from the Herbaspirillum rubrisubalbicans genome containing:
- a CDS encoding DUF2126 domain-containing protein translates to MSIHVALNHVTSYSYDRAINLGPQVIRLRPAPHSRTRILSYSLRVSPQPHFINWQQDPESNYLARLVFPEKTTEFKIEVDLVAEMSVINPFDFFLEPYAEQFPFEYAEDLQNELMPYRQKLPLSPLFKEFLDSIPRAKVGSANFLVALNQKLAEHIGYTIRMEPGVQTPEETLELKSGSCRDSSWLLVQLLRHLGLAARFVSGYLIQLTADQKSLDGPSGPEADFTDLHAWCEVYLPGAGWVGLDPTSGLFAGEGHIPLSCTPEPASAAPVSGLVDPCEVEFEHLMSVKRIWEAPRVTKPYTEEQWAEIEQLGHAIDADLAANDVRLTMGGEPTFVSLDHPDEPEWNTAAMGPTKKPLAAELYHRMRNKYAAQGLPHFGQGKWYPGEQLPRWALNCYWRRDGEPIWLNPALIGDETKPNVADKIVTSHFLHRVAQRLQVDGKNVFPAYEDVFYYMWRERRLPGNVDPFDSRVDDKQERERLMRVFTQGLQSAVGHVLPLARRDDGRGWQSGAWFLRSERCYLYPGDSPLGYRLPLDSLPWVKQGEYPATYPADPTQAFRPLPSSAEIRRQLGSPQEPARRQDASASMAASIAGAGKGKGEAASVTSVASAADTAPAAFESANWITRTALCAEVRNGVFYLFMPPLSQLEHYLELVAAIESVAEELKQPVLLEGYEPPHDPRLRKFSVTPDPGVIEVNIQPANNWSELVEQTTHLYDAARASRLTTEKFMLDGHHSGTGGGNHMVLGGITTNDSPFLRRPDLLRSLISYWHNHPSLSYLFSGMFIGPTSQAPRIDEARNDSTVEIELAFTEMDKQVARGDCPPWLVDRLLRNLLIDVTGNTHRAEFCIDKMYSPDSATGRLGLLELRAFEMPPHARMSLTQQLLLRGLVARFWKEPYKPARLVRWGTELHDRFLLPHFIEQDFADVMADMNEAGYPMRAEWFAPHMEFRCPKIGDYAVKGMQIELRTALEPWHVLGEENTGGGTARYVDSSLERLQVKITGMASDRYVLTCNGVPVPLQPIGTVGQFVSGVRYRAWQPPSALHPTITVDSPLTFDLVDTWNGRSLGGCQYHVVHPGGRNYETFPVNAFEAESRRLARYFRMNHTPGKLQVSPARASIEFPFTLDLRYF